A genome region from Trachemys scripta elegans isolate TJP31775 chromosome 2, CAS_Tse_1.0, whole genome shotgun sequence includes the following:
- the NPBWR1 gene encoding neuropeptides B/W receptor type 1, translating into MANFSLHSEPNASCAFCAGRGAPWPNASAPQLLPDFYLTVPIIYSLICALGLTGNTAVIYVILRAPKMKTVTNLFILNLAVADELFTLVLPINIADHLLRQWPFGEFMCKLIISIDQYNTFSSIYFLTVMSIDRYLVVVATLRSRKVSYRTYRAAKLASLAVWALVSIVISPFAVFAKLHREQGRSQCVFVFPSPESFWWKVSRLYTLLLGFAIPVSTICVLYAALLAKLRRVRLHSNAKALDKAKKKVTLMVLVILAVCLLCWTPYHLSTVVALTTDLPQTPLIIGISYFITSLSYANSCLNPFLYAFLDDNFRKSFRKLVECRASP; encoded by the coding sequence ATGGCTAACTTCTCCTTGCACTCCGAGCCCAACGCGTCCTGCGCGTTCTGCGCCGGCAGAGGGGCCCCCTGGCCCAACGCCTCCGCCCCGCAGCTGCTCCCCGACTTCTACCTGACCGTGCCCATCATCTACTCCCTCATCTGCGCCCTGGGGCTGACGGGCAACACCGCCGTCATCTACGTGATCCTGCGGGCCCCCAAGATGAAGACGGTCACCAACCTCTTCATCCTCAACCTGGCCGTGGCCGACGAGCTCTTCACCCTGGTGCTGCCCATCAACATCGCCGACCACCTGCTGCGGCAGTGGCCCTTCGGCGAGTTCATGTGCAAGCTGATCATCTCCATCGATCAGTACAACACCTTCTCCAGCATCTACTTCCTCACCGTCATGAGCATCGACCGCTACCTGGTGGTGGTGGCCACACTCCGGTCCAGGAAGGTGTCCTACCGCACCTACCGCGCCGCCAAGCTGGCCAGCCTGGCCGTCTGGGCCTTGGTCTCCATCGTCATCTCGCCCTTCGCTGTGTTCGCCAAGCTCCACCGGGAGCAGGGGCGCTCTCAGTGCGTCTTCGTCTTCCCCAGCCCGGAAAGCTTCTGGTGGAAAGTCAGCCGCCTCTACACCCTCCTGCTGGGCTTCGCCATCCCCGTCTCCACCATCTGCGTCCTCTACGCCGCCCTGCTAGCCAAGCTGAGACGCGTGCGCCTCCACAGCAACGCCAAAGCCCTGGACAAAGCCAAAAAGAAAGTGACGCTGATGGTGCTGGTCATCCTGGCCGTGTGCCTCCTCTGCTGGACCCCCTACCACCTCAGCACGGTAGTGGCCCTCACCACGGACCTCCCGCAGACCCCCCTGATCATCGGCATCTCCTATTTCATCACCAGCCTCAGCTACGCCAACAGCTGCCTCAACCCGTTCTTGTATGCCTTCTTGGACGATAATTTCCGGAAGAGCTTTCGCAAGCTGGTTGAATGCAGGGCGTCCCCCTAG